In Rosa chinensis cultivar Old Blush chromosome 1, RchiOBHm-V2, whole genome shotgun sequence, a genomic segment contains:
- the LOC112182098 gene encoding LOW QUALITY PROTEIN: AAA-ATPase At2g46620 (The sequence of the model RefSeq protein was modified relative to this genomic sequence to represent the inferred CDS: deleted 2 bases in 1 codon), producing MILSNPFFLLVLAVCIFVAVRVLLYKTGLVYIVKKWWRAVEDCFHVYQSFKVPEFNESMQENQLYCKVTVYLNSLTSIEDSDFTNLVTGKKPNEIVLQLDPNQTIEDDFLGAKVTWQSEASKGGSNNCRNLVLKVRKADKRRILRPYLQHIHVVADELDQRKRDLRLYMNVDDSATAGDDFRNARWRAVPFTHPSTLETIAMEADLKSKIKSDLESFLKAKQYYNRLGRVWKRSFLLYGPSGTGKSSFVAAMANFLGYDVYDLDLSRVRDDSELKMLLLQTTSKSVILIEDLDRFFAEKSTAVSFSGISNFMDGLLNSCCAEERVMVFTMNSKDQVDPNFLRPGRIDVHIHFPLCDFTAFRNLATSYLGVKEHKLFPQVEEIFQSGSSLSPAEIGELMIANRNSPSRAIKSVITALQTDGDGRGRGRSDGRRWFESGSRKSGGDESGEPGVVLCGEGVNTVRDFRKLYGFLRMRGSKNSQSFDAGSDRSAG from the exons ATGATTCTTTCCAACCCATTCTTTCTGCTAGTGTTGGCGGTCTGTATATTCGTGGCGGTTCGTGTGCTTCTGTACAAAACAGGGTTGGTTTATATTGTGAAGAAATGGTGGCGGGCGGTGGAGGACTGCTTCCATGTCTACCAGTCGTTCAAAGTCCCGGAATTCAACGAAAGTATGCAGGAGAATCAGCTCTACTGCAAGGTCACTGTTTATCTCAACTCATTGACCTCCATTGAGGACTCCGATTTCACCAATCTCGTCACCGGAAAAAAGCCCAACGAGATCGTGCTCCAGCTCGACCCCAACCAGACCATCGAAGACGACTTTCTCGGGGCCAAGGTCACGTGGCAAAGCGAAGCGAGCAAGGGTGGTTCCAATaattgccggaatttggtgttGAAGGTTCGGAAAGCCGATAAGCGGCGGATTCTGCGGCCGTATTTGCAGCACATCCACGTCGTCGCCGACGAGCTGGACCAGCGGAAGCGAGATTTGCGGCTGTACATGAACGTGGACGACTCCGCCACGGCCGGCGACGACTTCCGCAACGCGCGGTGGAGGGCCGTGCCGTTCACGCACCCATCTACGCTGGAGACGATTGCCATGGAAGCCGACCTCAAATCCAAGATCAAGTCCGATTTGGAGTCGTTTCTCAAAGCCAAGCAGTACTACAACCGACTCGGCCGCGTCTGGAAGCGAAGCTTCTTGCTTTACGGCCCCTCCGGCACCGGGAAATCCAGCTTCGTCGCCGCCATGGCCAATTTCCTCGGCTACGACGTCTACGATCTCGACCTCTCTAGGGTTAGAGACGACTCGGAGTTGAAGATGCTTCTTTTACAGACCACGAGCAAGTCGGTGATCCTCATCGAGGACCTGGATCGGTTCTTCGCCGAGAAATCGACGGCCGTCAGCTTCTCCGGCATATCGAACTTCATGGACGGCTTGCTCAACTCGTGCTGCGCCGAAGAGAGAGTCATGGTGTTCACGATGAACTCGAAGGACCAGGTCGACCCGAATTTCCTCCGACCGGGTCGGATCGACGTCCACATCcattttccgttgtgtgatttcaCGGCGTTTCGGAACCTAGCGACGAGCTATTTGGGGGTGAAGGAGCACAAGCTGTTCCCCCAGGTGGAGGAGATTTTCCAATCCGGGTCGAGTTTGAGCCCGGCCGAGATCGGCGAGCTCATGATCGCGAACCGGAACTCGCCGAGCCGGGCGATCAAGTCGGTCATCACGGCGTTGCAAACCGACGGTGATGGGAGGGGGCGGGGAAGATCGGACGGCCGC AGGTGGTTCGAAAGCGGGTCGAGAAAGTCCGGGGGGGACGAGTCGGGCGAACCTGGAGTTGTGTTATGTGGGGAAGGTGTGAATACGGTTAGGGATTTTAGAAAGCTTTACGGGTTTTTGAGGATGAGAGGCAGCAAGAATTCTCAGTCGTTCGATGCGGGGTCGGATCGGTCGGCGGGCTGA
- the LOC112196124 gene encoding uncharacterized protein LOC112196124: MSMAATLSFLKLPVLLPHKTNYCISKLQVQPSSSKPNIPKQDSTTSPQKLVITTTLHSLKSASLPLTALALPFFLDPKDAFAVGGEFGILEGRTFALIHPIVMGGLFVYTLWAGYLGWQWRRVRTIQNEISELKKQEKPTPVTPDGTPVEAPPSPVALQIKQLSEERKELVKGNYRDRHFNAGSILLAFGVFEAIGGGVNTWFRTGKLFPGPHLFAGAGITVLWAAAAALVPAMQKGNETARSLHIAINAINVLLFIWQIPTGLDIVWKVFEFTKWP; encoded by the exons ATGAGCATGGCGGCCACGCTCAGCTTCCTCAAGCTTCCTGTTCTCCTTCCCCACAAAACCAACTATTGCATCTCAAAATTACAAGTACAACCCTCATCATCAAAACCCAATATTCCAAAGCAGGACTCAACTACTTCCCCACAGAAACTAGTCATCACAACCACCCTCCACAGCCTCAAGTCAGCTTCTCTTCCCCTCACAGCTCTCGCATTGCCATTTTTCTTGGACCCCAAG GATGCATTTGCTGTTGGTGGGGAGTTTGGGATTTTGGAGGGAAGGACGTTTGCTCTGATACACCCAATTGTGATGGGCGGGTTGTTCGTTTACACATTGTGGGCCGGGTATTTGGGCTGGCAATGGAGGCGGGTCAGGACAATCCAGAATGAGATTAGTGAGCTCAAGAAGCAAGAGAAGCCTACCCCTGTCACACCAGATGGGACACCAGTTGAAGCACCACCATCTCCTGTTGCTCTTCAAATTAAGCAACTCAGTGAG GAAAGGAAGGAGTTGGTGAAAGGGAATTACCGGGATAGACACTTCAATGCAGGATCAATACTGCTCGCTTTTGGAGTTTTTGAGGCGATTGGTGGAGGAGTTAACACATGGTTTAGGACTGGAAAGCTATTTCCGGGTCCCCATTTATTTGCAGGAGCAG GCATCACGGTGCTATGGGCAGCAGCTGCTGCACTTGTACCTGCAATGCAAAAGGGGAATGAGACGGCTAGAAGCCTTCACATTGCAATCAACGCGATAAACGTTCTGCTTTTCATATGGCAGATACCTACTGGACTTGACATAGTTTGGAAAGTGTTTGAATTCACTAAATGGCCTTGA